From Granulicella sp. WH15, the proteins below share one genomic window:
- the mpl gene encoding UDP-N-acetylmuramate:L-alanyl-gamma-D-glutamyl-meso-diaminopimelate ligase, whose protein sequence is MQGGKHIHLIGICGTAMASLAGMLQAVGHRVTGSDNAAYPPMSEQLAAMKIPVYEPYREANLEPRPDLVVVGNAISRGNAELEYVLDQRIPFCSMAAILHDEFLLGREPLVVAGTHGKTTTTSMLAWIYEVASRTNPELAPSFLIGGVAENFGTSFMVRDTHPFLIEGDEYDTAFFDKGPKFLHYFPDAAILTHVEFDHADIYADLPAVKTAFKRLVNLIPRRGRLVAFDGSENVTECVAKAFCTVERYGFAVDSHWRVSGMRHDATGTHWEIARAGEPFASMTLPMPGEHNALNATAAAALAAGQGVPVAAIVEAIASFRSVKRRLEVRAEVGGITVIDDFAHHPTAIRETLRALRSAYPGRRLWAVLEPRSNTLRRNVFEDALVESLALADEVVLAAVYQSGNIPEAERLVPETVAARLHGQGTPAEVHEDAAAIVAAIAPRLLSGDVVAILSNGGFGGIYRLLPEALESR, encoded by the coding sequence ATGCAGGGCGGCAAACACATTCATCTGATTGGCATCTGCGGCACGGCGATGGCCTCGCTGGCCGGTATGTTGCAGGCGGTAGGGCACCGGGTCACAGGCTCGGACAACGCCGCTTACCCGCCGATGAGCGAGCAGCTCGCGGCCATGAAGATCCCGGTGTACGAGCCGTATCGCGAGGCTAACCTTGAGCCAAGGCCGGACCTGGTGGTGGTGGGGAACGCGATCTCTCGCGGCAACGCCGAGCTGGAGTACGTGCTGGACCAGCGCATCCCGTTCTGCTCCATGGCGGCGATCCTGCACGATGAGTTCCTGCTGGGCCGCGAGCCGTTGGTGGTCGCGGGCACGCACGGCAAGACCACCACGACCAGTATGCTGGCGTGGATCTATGAAGTTGCTTCGCGTACTAATCCTGAGCTGGCACCTTCGTTCCTGATCGGCGGCGTGGCCGAGAACTTCGGCACGAGCTTCATGGTGCGGGATACGCACCCGTTTCTGATCGAGGGCGATGAGTACGACACGGCCTTCTTCGACAAGGGGCCGAAGTTCCTGCACTACTTTCCCGACGCTGCCATCCTGACGCACGTGGAGTTCGATCACGCCGATATCTACGCGGATCTGCCCGCGGTGAAGACCGCGTTCAAGCGGCTGGTCAACCTGATTCCGCGGCGTGGGCGGTTAGTGGCTTTTGACGGAAGTGAAAACGTAACTGAATGTGTTGCAAAAGCATTTTGCACTGTGGAGCGTTACGGATTCGCAGTAGACTCGCACTGGCGTGTAAGCGGGATGCGTCACGACGCAACGGGAACGCACTGGGAGATCGCACGCGCCGGAGAGCCCTTCGCCAGCATGACGCTGCCGATGCCGGGCGAGCATAACGCGCTGAATGCCACGGCTGCTGCGGCTCTGGCGGCGGGGCAGGGTGTGCCGGTGGCGGCCATCGTCGAGGCCATCGCGAGCTTCCGTAGCGTGAAGCGGCGTCTGGAGGTTCGCGCGGAGGTCGGCGGGATCACCGTGATCGACGACTTCGCGCATCATCCGACGGCGATTCGTGAGACCCTGCGGGCGCTGCGAAGTGCCTATCCGGGGCGTCGCCTATGGGCGGTGCTGGAGCCGCGTTCGAACACGCTGCGGCGCAACGTCTTCGAGGACGCGCTGGTGGAGAGCCTGGCGCTGGCCGATGAGGTGGTGCTGGCGGCGGTCTACCAGTCGGGCAACATCCCAGAGGCGGAGCGTCTGGTGCCGGAGACGGTGGCTGCGCGGCTGCATGGGCAGGGAACGCCCGCAGAGGTGCACGAGGATGCAGCGGCGATTGTGGCGGCGATTGCGCCACGGCTGCTGAGCGGAGACGTGGTAGCGATTCTTTCCAACGGCGGCTTCGGCGGGATCTACCGCTTGCTACCCGAGGCTCTGGAGTCGCGCTAA
- the gnd gene encoding decarboxylating NADP(+)-dependent phosphogluconate dehydrogenase, translated as MEKGSCDIGLIGLAVMGQNLVLNMNDHGFKVAVFNRTVSKVDDFLNDEAKGTPIAGAHSIEELCGLLKSPRRVMLMVKAGEIVDHTIEQIVPFLEKGDIIIDGGNSLYTDSTRRTKELAEKGILFIGTGVSGGEEGARFGPSIMPGGNPAAWPHVKDIFQAIAAKVEDGTPCCDWVGEDGAGHYVKMVHNGIEYGDMQLIGEAYQLLQDGLGLTPDELAEVFTDWNKGELDSFLIEITAKIFAKKDDDGKTPMVDVILDTAGQKGTGKWTAIAALDVGMPLTLIGESVFARCLSAIKEQRMQAAKVLTGPAKQTISPEHKAEFIEEVRRALYCSKIISYAQGYMLLRAAEKEQGWTLNMGGVALMWRGGCIIRSAFLGDIKKAFDKDPKLENLLLAEFFSSALNKYEASWRKAQIHAVEMGVPTPAFSSALAFYDGYRTERLPANLLQAQRDFFGAHTYERVDKPRGEFFHTNWTGHGGRVASSTYNA; from the coding sequence ATGGAAAAGGGAAGCTGCGATATCGGCCTGATCGGCCTGGCCGTGATGGGACAGAATCTGGTCCTGAACATGAACGACCACGGGTTCAAGGTGGCCGTTTTTAACCGCACTGTCTCCAAGGTGGATGACTTTCTCAACGACGAGGCCAAGGGAACGCCGATCGCCGGTGCTCACTCGATCGAGGAGCTGTGCGGCCTGCTGAAGTCGCCGCGGCGCGTGATGCTGATGGTGAAGGCGGGCGAGATCGTGGACCACACCATCGAGCAGATTGTGCCCTTCCTCGAAAAGGGCGACATTATCATCGACGGTGGCAACTCGCTCTACACCGACTCGACCCGGAGGACGAAGGAGCTGGCGGAGAAGGGGATTCTGTTCATCGGCACGGGCGTCTCGGGTGGTGAGGAGGGTGCGCGGTTCGGCCCGTCGATCATGCCCGGCGGCAACCCCGCCGCGTGGCCGCACGTGAAGGATATCTTCCAGGCCATCGCGGCCAAGGTGGAGGACGGCACGCCGTGCTGCGACTGGGTGGGCGAGGACGGCGCGGGCCACTACGTGAAGATGGTCCACAACGGTATCGAGTACGGCGACATGCAACTGATCGGCGAGGCTTACCAGCTCTTGCAGGACGGGCTGGGGCTGACGCCGGACGAACTGGCCGAGGTCTTCACCGACTGGAACAAGGGCGAGCTGGACAGCTTCCTGATCGAGATTACGGCGAAGATCTTCGCCAAGAAGGACGACGACGGCAAGACCCCGATGGTGGACGTGATCCTGGACACGGCCGGGCAAAAGGGCACGGGCAAGTGGACGGCGATCGCGGCACTGGACGTGGGGATGCCGCTGACGTTGATCGGCGAGAGTGTCTTTGCGCGCTGCCTCTCCGCGATCAAGGAGCAGCGCATGCAGGCTGCGAAGGTGCTGACCGGACCGGCGAAGCAGACCATCAGCCCGGAGCACAAGGCGGAGTTCATCGAAGAGGTGCGGCGGGCGCTCTACTGCTCCAAGATCATCAGCTACGCGCAGGGTTACATGCTGCTGCGCGCCGCCGAAAAAGAGCAGGGTTGGACCTTGAACATGGGTGGCGTGGCGCTGATGTGGCGCGGTGGCTGCATCATTCGCTCGGCGTTCCTGGGCGACATCAAGAAAGCCTTCGACAAGGACCCGAAGCTGGAGAATCTGCTGCTGGCCGAGTTCTTCTCGAGTGCTCTGAACAAGTACGAGGCGAGCTGGCGCAAGGCACAGATCCACGCGGTTGAGATGGGCGTGCCGACGCCCGCGTTTTCGAGTGCGCTGGCGTTCTACGACGGCTACCGCACGGAACGTTTGCCCGCGAACCTGTTGCAGGCTCAGCGCGACTTCTTCGGCGCGCATACGTACGAGCGTGTGGACAAGCCCCGGGGCGAGTTCTTCCACACCAACTGGACCGGGCACGGAGGGCGGGTCGCTTCTTCTACCTATAACGCGTAG
- a CDS encoding lysophospholipid acyltransferase family protein has protein sequence MFSTFKLLFVYLTLGPLAGIVGIPYSFLRRDISLLYRVAMWIVRTGLNAGGIRVEVTGRENIPAGKSCIFMSNHVSNLDPPVLMPILPGRSSVLLKKELMRIPILGTAMRMGKFVPVERGSRREAAQASVLAAGEALREGLHMLVFPEGTRSKDGHLATFKKGPFYLAKETGAPIVPIAISGTERLMRKGSALITPGVVRVQMLAAIEPEDYPTREALLVAVRQAIADALPSEMKPLL, from the coding sequence ATGTTTTCAACTTTCAAGCTGCTGTTTGTGTATCTAACCCTGGGGCCGTTAGCCGGGATCGTGGGGATTCCATACTCGTTTTTGCGGCGAGACATCAGCCTCCTGTACCGGGTGGCGATGTGGATCGTACGCACCGGCCTGAACGCGGGCGGCATACGGGTGGAGGTCACGGGGCGGGAGAATATTCCCGCGGGCAAGAGCTGCATCTTTATGAGCAACCACGTCTCGAACCTCGACCCGCCGGTGCTGATGCCGATCCTGCCGGGGCGCTCGTCCGTGCTGCTGAAGAAGGAGCTGATGAGGATTCCGATCCTGGGCACGGCCATGCGCATGGGCAAGTTCGTGCCGGTGGAGCGCGGGTCGCGGCGGGAGGCGGCGCAGGCCAGCGTGCTGGCCGCTGGCGAGGCACTGCGCGAAGGGCTGCATATGCTGGTCTTTCCCGAGGGGACGCGATCGAAGGACGGCCATCTGGCGACCTTCAAAAAGGGGCCGTTCTATCTGGCCAAGGAGACCGGCGCGCCCATTGTGCCCATTGCGATCTCGGGCACCGAGCGGTTGATGCGCAAGGGGAGCGCGCTGATTACGCCGGGCGTGGTGCGGGTGCAGATGCTGGCGGCCATCGAGCCGGAGGATTACCCAACGCGTGAAGCTCTGTTGGTGGCCGTGCGGCAGGCTATTGCGGATGCCCTGCCGAGCGAGATGAAGCCTCTGCTCTAG